From the Microplitis mediator isolate UGA2020A chromosome 6, iyMicMedi2.1, whole genome shotgun sequence genome, one window contains:
- the LOC130669436 gene encoding uncharacterized protein LOC130669436 isoform X1, whose product MKLLLIQLLSTILSVNAEFKSDPTAHIKLEKITLNIPPENPYLGDIVTHEIFDPGDIISVKFSVKKDFPENMKLNVVLLLEEVEITNFEMFLCEAMEEKLNVKPALESGLPVGKFPTGCPVKAGNDYELRKYQIPYVGVPGFPSGKFFVRIVFYEPDKDPCATINIEGSFFHELPGVPKIPGAPDILGIGR is encoded by the exons ATGAAGctgttattaattcaattattatcgACTATTTTATCAGTCAATGCAGAATTTAAATCTGAT CCAACTGCACACATTAAGTTGGAGaaaataacattaaatatTCCACCGGAAAATCCCTACCTTGGAGATATAGTTACTCACGAAATATTTGATCCCGGAGAtataatttcagtaaaattttcagtaaaaaaagattttcctGAAAATATGAAG CTTAATGTCGTTCTTCTTCTTGAAGAAGTTGAAATAACTAACTTTGAGATGTTCCTATGTGAAGCGATGGAAGAAAAACTTAACGTTAAACCTGCTCTTGAAAGTGGATTACCCGTTGGTAAATTTCCTACAGGTTGTCCTGTCAAAGCG ggTAATGATTatgaattaagaaaatatcaaatcccATATGTGGGAGTACCAGGTTTTCCAAGCGGCAAATTTTTTGTTCGGATTGTATTTTATGAACCTGACAAGGATCCATGTGCAACCATCAACATTGAAGGGTCATTTTTTCACGAATTACCCGGAGTCCCTAAAATACCTGGAGCTCCTGATATACTTGGAATTGGTCGTTAG
- the LOC130669436 gene encoding uncharacterized protein LOC130669436 isoform X3, whose amino-acid sequence MKLLLIQLLSTILSVNAEFKSDPTAHIKLEKITLNIPPENPYLGDIVTHEIFDPGDIISVKFSVKKDFPENMKLNVVLLLEEVEITNFEMFLCEAMEEKLNVKPALESGLPVG is encoded by the exons ATGAAGctgttattaattcaattattatcgACTATTTTATCAGTCAATGCAGAATTTAAATCTGAT CCAACTGCACACATTAAGTTGGAGaaaataacattaaatatTCCACCGGAAAATCCCTACCTTGGAGATATAGTTACTCACGAAATATTTGATCCCGGAGAtataatttcagtaaaattttcagtaaaaaaagattttcctGAAAATATGAAG CTTAATGTCGTTCTTCTTCTTGAAGAAGTTGAAATAACTAACTTTGAGATGTTCCTATGTGAAGCGATGGAAGAAAAACTTAACGTTAAACCTGCTCTTGAAAGTGGATTACCCGTTG ggTAA
- the LOC130669436 gene encoding uncharacterized protein LOC130669436 isoform X2 codes for MKLLLIQLLSTILSVNAEFKSDPTAHIKLEKITLNIPPENPYLGDIVTHEIFDPGDIISVKFSVKKDFPENMKLNVVLLLEEVEITNFEMFLCEAMEEKLNVKPALESGLPVGKFPTG; via the exons ATGAAGctgttattaattcaattattatcgACTATTTTATCAGTCAATGCAGAATTTAAATCTGAT CCAACTGCACACATTAAGTTGGAGaaaataacattaaatatTCCACCGGAAAATCCCTACCTTGGAGATATAGTTACTCACGAAATATTTGATCCCGGAGAtataatttcagtaaaattttcagtaaaaaaagattttcctGAAAATATGAAG CTTAATGTCGTTCTTCTTCTTGAAGAAGTTGAAATAACTAACTTTGAGATGTTCCTATGTGAAGCGATGGAAGAAAAACTTAACGTTAAACCTGCTCTTGAAAGTGGATTACCCGTTGGTAAATTTCCTACAG ggTAA
- the LOC130669590 gene encoding uncharacterized protein LOC130669590: MIFPIAIVIITQWFGIQGSVPIVFEDVVFPVYSKEYFTEPEAYITDENALAVNFTIIKLLPIEAQYHSVLLAASMGEYVVNTGIKIQMDLCDIIEEPILSAGLFRELGFSEDHCPPEIGTYGTEGYILPTDGLPDNIPPNQYVMTTSILYEGKSLLIMQTFFKVQ; encoded by the exons ATGATATTCCCAATCGCTATAGTTATTATCACTCAATGGTTTGGCAtacag GGATCCGTTCCTATAGTTTTCGAGGATGTCGTATTTCCGGTTTACAGTAAGGAATATTTCACAGAACCTGAAGCTTACATAACTGATGAGAATGCATTGGCTGTGAATTTcacgataattaaattacttccGATTGAAGCTCAG TATCATTCTGTATTATTAGCAGCATCAATGGGTGAATATGTTGTGAACACTGGAATCAAAATACAGATGGACTTGTGTGATATAATCGAGGAACCTATTTTATCGGCTGGTCTTTTTCGAGAATTAGGGTTTTCTGAAGACCATTGCCCACCTGAAATC GGTACTTATGGAACTGAAGGTTATATACTTCCAACAGATGGATTACCAGATAATATCCCACCTAATCAATACGTGATGACTACAAGTATATTATACGAGGGAAAATCATTATTGATAAtgcaaacattttttaaagttcaataa